The DNA region AGCGGCAAAGGGAACATCAAATCTTCTGATCCTTGCATCTCCCACATGGACGGTGGTTGCCCGAATTTTGATCAGGACTTCATTGTCCCGGGGAGTTGGTTTCAGGACCTCTCTGATTTGAAGAACCTCGGGTGGTCCATATTTTGTACAAATGACTGCTTTCATATGATTTCCTCTGAACTTATATGAGATATGTTTGTATTGATGGGATGTCCAAAATGAATAAGATGGTCATTTCCCCAATCTCAGGTAAAATTGACCTTACATCATAATCAACCACTTATTGGAGTCATTTCTGTTCCCCCCTCAGATACAAAATCAATTTTGGCACACAAATTGCGATAGGTACAGTGAACGTTTAATTTTTTTAGGACCAGAAGATGACCAACCTTCTGAAACCAAAGGAGAACACTTTGCTGAACAAATATGAATATGTCATTAAAACCTGTGATTATGTTGAACAATCTCTGACTGATCGCTATCCCTTTGTATCCTGCTGCACCAACTTCAATGATAAACTGGTTCAATTGAACAGTTGCATTCCCTACCCGATTATGAAACTGCTTCACACCATCAGCCAGCAGAGTAGTTTTTTGGCTCATAACCAGGAATCCTGCCTCAACTGGGCCTCCTATGACTACGCCCTGAATCAAATTCACAATTGGCTGGGGATTCCCGTGATTTTTACGGTCCCCGATGAGATAAGGCAGAGCACTGCCATAAATGTGTCAGATGAACTGGAACCAAATGATAATGAGGCCAAGGATATCCTCCTGGCCATAGGAGTAAGCCTTGCCCGCTTAAGGATCGCCGGACTCCTGTGAAATATATGAGAAACCCCCTGCCGATTGTTCCACAGCTGAGCTGGATCAGTCGGTTCGAGGATTCCAGTCCACCAGGAACTCAAGTGGAAAAAGGTTTTAGTATTGCCGTGCCTGGAAAACAGAAATGTCTTTCACCAGGACAAATCATCCGTGACCGATGAGAAGTTTGAATCTGAACTTACAGTTTCTTTTTATCAGAGATTGTGTCTGGAATTTCTTATATTCAACCCCTTAACAAAGAGCCAAAATGCTAAAAATATCTCATTTGATATTATCAGGACTAAAAAATAATCCAGGACGGTAATATGAATATCAAATAGTTTCAGTACTGTTGAGATTGATAATGCCCCTATACCGGCGATTCCCCAAAGGCATATAAACCCAGGAATCAACTTTTGCCTATACAATAAAAAATAAAATAGAAAGGCGCTGACAATAAATATATAAATATGAAAGTCATTATAAATGAGTGACCTTAAATCCTGTGTCGATGAACGTATAAAGAGGACTCCTCCTAAAATCATCAATCCGCCTTCAAGCACTTTAAGAATTAAATAGCTGATAGATAAAATAAAACTTGATTTTCTAAAGAGGGGGTACATGAGTAAAGCGATTCCTATAACAGCAATACCGCTTATAACATCAGCAAAGAGGACAAGAAACCTGGATTCTGTGATTGAACTGGCAATAACACCATAGGCTGCTAATATAAAAATACCGACTAAGATTGATCTGGTTTTATCAGAAACTCTCTGGTTCATATATCAGTCTCCTTCCTAAATGAGATTTAATATTTAATTCTCACTTGTTATTATTAATATAGACGTTTACATTTTAGTTGATCAATTTTTTTATTAAAGCATCAGAAAGGAGCGATACATGATTTTGGATAAATTCTCCATAGGAACAGGAGATCGATTCGGGAAAGAAGCCACAGCTCAATTGGCCGCAGTCAGAATGGCGAATAAGGCTGGAAAAGAAATATCTATTGTCTGGAATAAATCATACCGGGAACATGCCACTATCCACACAGAACCTTCATCTGTTCGGGTCATCGTAGACAAAACCATCAAGGAGACCGCCTGGGATGGGAGATATTACGTTGATGCTGATCATATCGGCTTGAAAACGGTAGATCTCTTTCTAGATTCATCTGATTTTTTCACCCTTGATGTGGCAGATTTCATCGGAGAAAAAGCATCCTCCGCAGATATCGAGAGCTTTGTTCAGGCAAACAGGAAGTATATAGGAACTCTGAAAGTTCCCGGAATCGAAAAAGCACTGGATGTCACAGAAAGTAAGATCAGGCTCATTGCCGAACGTTATCTTTTTGCGATCAAAGAAGCCAAAAAAATCTATGATCATATACGGGAACACAAGGGAGTTGAGAACTTTGTGACTGAGGTTTCCATGGATGAAACTGCTGATCCCCAGACACCGGAAGAACTTCTTTTTATACTCTCAGCAATGGCTGCAGAACAAATTCCAGCCCAGACAATAGCACCCAAATTTACAGGACGATTTAATAAGGGTGTTGATTATGTGGGTGACCTGGATAAATTCGATACAGAGTTCAATGATGATATCTGTGTCATAAAATGGGCCGTAAAGGAATTTGGATTACCCAAAAATTTAAAACTCAGCATCCATTCGGGTAGTGATAAATTCTCAATTTATCCCTCCATTAAAGCCAATATGATCAAGCACAATGCGGGTGTTCATATCAAAACAGCGGGGACCACATGGCTGGAAGAACTGATTGGACTGGCAGAAAGCGGAGGTGAAGGTCTTAAAATTGCGAAGGAGATATACGCATCATCCCTGGATCGATATGAAGAACTGGCAGAACCCTATAAGTCTGTTATCGACATTGACCGGGCTCAGCTGCCCACATCAGATGAAGTAAACCGATGGAGCAGTGATCAGTATACATCGGCTCTGCGGCATGATTTGTCGAATCCTTCCTACAATAGGCATCTCAGACAGCTTCTTCATGTGGGTTATAAAGTAGCC from Oceanispirochaeta sp. includes:
- a CDS encoding DUF4386 domain-containing protein; the protein is MNQRVSDKTRSILVGIFILAAYGVIASSITESRFLVLFADVISGIAVIGIALLMYPLFRKSSFILSISYLILKVLEGGLMILGGVLFIRSSTQDLRSLIYNDFHIYIFIVSAFLFYFLLYRQKLIPGFICLWGIAGIGALSISTVLKLFDIHITVLDYFLVLIISNEIFLAFWLFVKGLNIRNSRHNL
- a CDS encoding tagaturonate epimerase family protein; the protein is MILDKFSIGTGDRFGKEATAQLAAVRMANKAGKEISIVWNKSYREHATIHTEPSSVRVIVDKTIKETAWDGRYYVDADHIGLKTVDLFLDSSDFFTLDVADFIGEKASSADIESFVQANRKYIGTLKVPGIEKALDVTESKIRLIAERYLFAIKEAKKIYDHIREHKGVENFVTEVSMDETADPQTPEELLFILSAMAAEQIPAQTIAPKFTGRFNKGVDYVGDLDKFDTEFNDDICVIKWAVKEFGLPKNLKLSIHSGSDKFSIYPSIKANMIKHNAGVHIKTAGTTWLEELIGLAESGGEGLKIAKEIYASSLDRYEELAEPYKSVIDIDRAQLPTSDEVNRWSSDQYTSALRHDLSNPSYNRHLRQLLHVGYKVASELGDRYLKAIDENSDIVGRNVTENLFDRHIKPLFL